One window of the Thermoanaerobaculia bacterium genome contains the following:
- a CDS encoding TIGR00730 family Rossman fold protein has protein sequence MDRPSDRIDRFAKPETPRPEGLLAGPRSRLAELRSVLQILGEFIRGFRALHFVGPCVCVFGSARFKEDHPYYGVAREMGRRLAKLGFTVMTGGGPGIMEAANRGARDAGGPSVGCNIELPKEQKPNPYLDRWITFHHFYMRKVMMVKYSYAFVVMPGGLGTLDELFEALTLIQTKKILSFPVVVMERAFWDPMKEMLEKMVDEATIAREDLHLILLTDSIDEAIRHIEKHAVEQFGLRRKAPSRSKILGEPAHPARARGPFRAARR, from the coding sequence ATGGACCGCCCCTCCGACCGGATCGACCGGTTCGCGAAGCCCGAGACGCCCCGCCCGGAAGGGTTGCTCGCCGGTCCGCGATCGCGGCTCGCGGAGCTCCGATCGGTGCTGCAGATCCTCGGAGAGTTCATCCGGGGCTTCCGGGCGCTTCATTTCGTCGGACCGTGCGTGTGCGTCTTCGGCTCCGCGCGGTTCAAGGAGGACCACCCCTATTACGGCGTCGCCCGCGAGATGGGCCGCCGTCTCGCGAAGCTCGGCTTCACGGTGATGACGGGAGGGGGGCCCGGGATCATGGAGGCGGCCAACCGCGGCGCGCGCGACGCCGGCGGGCCGTCCGTCGGGTGCAACATCGAGCTCCCGAAGGAGCAGAAGCCCAACCCGTATCTCGACCGCTGGATCACCTTCCATCACTTCTACATGCGGAAGGTGATGATGGTGAAGTACTCGTACGCGTTCGTCGTGATGCCGGGAGGGCTCGGGACGCTCGACGAGCTCTTCGAAGCGCTCACGCTGATCCAGACGAAGAAGATCCTGTCTTTCCCCGTCGTCGTCATGGAGCGTGCCTTTTGGGATCCGATGAAGGAGATGCTCGAGAAGATGGTCGACGAGGCGACGATCGCCCGGGAGGACCTCCACCTGATCCTCCTCACCGACTCGATCGACGAGGCGATCCGGCACATCGAGAAGCACGCGGTCGAGCAGTTCGGGCTGCGGCGGAAAGCGCCGTCGCGGTCGAAGATCCTGGGAGAGCCCGCGCACCCCGCCAGGGCCCGGGGTCCGTTCCGCGCCGCTCGACGTTAG
- a CDS encoding cysteine dioxygenase family protein, whose amino-acid sequence MNLPQRIEALLRELGTRAERPTPGSVLLPVAREVEPCLDRIRYSGERYMRHPVYLGADWEVMLIAWESGQKTPIHDHRGVMGSMLVLSGGLVEECFETPRDRPELLERSDRASGDSCLTSPTLLHRLFPRRGRSLSLHVYRPPLREMGIWEADGMKEIRASEYDLPGDTLARAIG is encoded by the coding sequence ATGAATCTGCCGCAACGGATCGAGGCCTTGCTGCGAGAGCTCGGCACGCGAGCGGAGCGGCCCACCCCGGGATCCGTCCTCCTCCCCGTCGCGCGAGAAGTCGAGCCCTGTCTCGACCGCATCCGTTACAGCGGCGAGCGCTACATGCGCCACCCCGTCTACCTCGGCGCCGACTGGGAAGTCATGCTGATCGCGTGGGAGTCGGGGCAGAAGACGCCGATCCACGACCATCGCGGCGTCATGGGATCGATGCTCGTCCTGTCGGGCGGTCTCGTCGAAGAATGTTTCGAGACGCCCCGGGACCGGCCCGAGCTCCTCGAGCGGTCCGACCGCGCGTCGGGAGACAGCTGCCTGACGAGCCCCACGCTCCTCCACCGTCTCTTCCCACGACGCGGGCGGTCTCTGTCTCTCCACGTCTATCGCCCGCCGCTGCGCGAGATGGGAATCTGGGAGGCGGACGGGATGAAGGAGATCCGGGCCTCCGAATACGATCTGCCCGGCGATACCCTCGCCCGCGCCATCGGCTGA
- a CDS encoding DUF962 domain-containing protein yields MTGEGRFADFEGFWPFYVSQHSRVWTRRLHFAGTTGAMAILAAAGLLRRPALAAVAPLVAYGLAWFAHFAIENNRPATFLHPWWSLRGDFRMFSLMLRRQMNAEAARLLRAPAPRGPASPSLPSEAR; encoded by the coding sequence ATGACCGGCGAGGGCCGATTCGCCGATTTCGAAGGTTTCTGGCCGTTCTACGTGAGCCAGCATTCCCGCGTCTGGACGCGCCGGCTGCACTTCGCGGGAACGACGGGCGCGATGGCGATCCTGGCGGCGGCCGGGCTCCTGCGGCGGCCCGCTCTCGCGGCCGTCGCTCCGCTCGTCGCGTACGGCCTCGCGTGGTTTGCGCACTTTGCGATCGAGAACAACCGGCCGGCGACGTTCCTCCACCCCTGGTGGTCGCTGCGCGGGGACTTCCGGATGTTCTCGCTGATGCTCCGCCGGCAGATGAATGCCGAGGCGGCGCGGCTCCTTCGCGCTCCGGCGCCGCGGGGACCGGCCTCGCCATCTCTCCCCAGCGAGGCGCGGTGA